A section of the Desulfomicrobium apsheronum genome encodes:
- a CDS encoding glycosyltransferase family 2 protein, with product MAFSGMDPPCYVVGVAIALGRLFDWDAIKINRPAVHAGMGLHLKNDGCFKGACMIHDGHTVTALVITKNEETHLSECLASVIGWVDEVVVLDSGSTDRTKEIAEQYGARFYQNLEWQGFGRQRQIAQDYVTSSWCFWLDADERVTSALRDEILSVLRQGTANNVYAIPRLNWFFGRFIRHCGWYPKPVVRLYPLALTHYDDANVHEQVEIRDSFCVKTLVNDLMHYPYKDLRHYVTKSASYANDWAKMKDAEGKKSSLVGAFFRAVLRFFRMYLFQKGMLDGKQGFLLCVLSSYYTFLKYAELWILGQDKEKEIRNRHLQERQK from the coding sequence ATGGCTTTTTCAGGCATGGATCCTCCTTGCTATGTCGTGGGCGTTGCGATAGCCCTTGGCCGTCTCTTTGATTGGGATGCTATAAAGATTAATCGCCCCGCCGTCCACGCCGGGATGGGGCTTCACCTCAAGAATGATGGATGTTTCAAGGGAGCCTGCATGATCCATGACGGACACACTGTCACTGCACTCGTCATTACAAAAAATGAAGAAACCCATCTGTCAGAGTGCCTTGCGTCCGTGATTGGCTGGGTTGACGAGGTTGTGGTTCTTGACTCGGGAAGCACTGATAGGACGAAGGAAATTGCGGAACAGTATGGGGCGCGGTTTTATCAGAACTTGGAGTGGCAGGGCTTTGGCCGACAGCGGCAGATAGCCCAAGACTACGTGACTTCGAGTTGGTGCTTTTGGCTTGACGCTGATGAGCGTGTCACTTCAGCACTTCGTGATGAAATACTTTCTGTTTTACGTCAAGGAACTGCTAATAATGTGTATGCTATTCCTCGTTTGAATTGGTTTTTCGGTAGATTTATCAGACATTGTGGCTGGTATCCAAAGCCTGTTGTGCGATTATATCCGTTAGCTTTGACGCATTATGATGATGCAAATGTTCATGAACAAGTTGAAATCCGTGATTCTTTCTGTGTCAAGACATTGGTAAATGATTTGATGCATTATCCATATAAGGACTTGCGTCATTATGTGACAAAATCTGCATCATATGCTAACGATTGGGCTAAAATGAAAGATGCGGAGGGAAAAAAAAGCTCACTGGTTGGGGCTTTTTTTCGAGCTGTGCTGCGTTTTTTTCGCATGTATTTATTTCAGAAAGGGATGCTCGACGGAAAGCAAGGCTTTTTGCTTTGCGTTCTTTCTTCGTACTATACATTTTTAAAATACGCCGAACTTTGGATTTTGGGCCAGGATAAGGAAAAAGAAATACGCAATAGGCACCTGCAGGAACGGCAAAAATAA
- a CDS encoding NifU family protein: MREQVEKALDTVRPILQADGGYVELVDILPSGIVQVRMSGACKGCPMAQMTLKSSIERAVKKMVPGIKAVEAV; the protein is encoded by the coding sequence ATGCGAGAACAGGTCGAAAAGGCGCTCGATACCGTGCGCCCAATTCTGCAGGCCGACGGCGGCTACGTTGAACTGGTGGACATTCTGCCCAGCGGCATCGTGCAGGTGCGCATGAGCGGAGCCTGCAAAGGCTGCCCCATGGCGCAGATGACGCTCAAGAGCAGCATCGAACGCGCCGTCAAGAAAATGGTTCCCGGCATCAAGGCCGTCGAAGCCGTCTAG
- a CDS encoding glycosyltransferase family 2 protein, translated as MAKPEVTGLILTLNGARHLDACLTSLDFCDRILVVDSGSTDATADIAAAHGAQVLVNPWPGPKKQFELAFEHIATPWVVSLDQDEILSDELRASVIQALQDPSDMSAFLCPRTSYYFDRFLRHSGWYPDLLPRVFKLADTGVHVSGPHYGFETKGKTRRLAGDIIHYPYENLKQHVEKINYYTQIAAEEMHAKGKRAGVATAIGHGLARFMKIYFFRRGFLDGKAGFVLAVNSFFYAFQKYIRLAELGAKKTQSS; from the coding sequence TTGGCTAAGCCGGAAGTGACAGGCCTGATCCTGACCCTGAACGGGGCAAGACATCTCGACGCATGCCTCACGTCCCTGGATTTCTGCGACCGGATCCTGGTCGTGGACTCCGGCAGCACTGACGCAACGGCAGACATCGCCGCCGCTCACGGAGCCCAGGTGCTGGTCAACCCCTGGCCCGGGCCCAAAAAGCAGTTCGAGCTCGCCTTCGAACACATCGCCACGCCCTGGGTGGTCTCCCTGGACCAGGACGAAATCCTGTCCGATGAGCTGCGGGCGTCCGTCATCCAGGCGCTCCAGGACCCTTCAGACATGAGCGCCTTTCTCTGCCCCCGCACCTCCTACTATTTCGACCGCTTCCTGCGCCATAGCGGCTGGTACCCGGACCTGCTGCCCCGCGTCTTCAAGCTGGCCGACACGGGCGTGCATGTCTCCGGGCCGCACTACGGATTTGAAACAAAAGGAAAGACCCGGCGCCTGGCCGGAGACATCATCCACTACCCCTACGAAAACCTGAAGCAGCATGTGGAAAAGATAAACTACTACACGCAGATCGCCGCCGAAGAAATGCACGCCAAGGGAAAGCGGGCGGGCGTGGCCACGGCCATCGGCCACGGGCTGGCCAGGTTCATGAAGATCTATTTTTTCAGGCGGGGTTTTCTGGACGGCAAGGCCGGATTCGTGCTGGCGGTCAACTCGTTCTTCTATGCCTTTCAGAAGTATATCCGACTGGCGGAGCTTGGCGCCAAAAAAACGCAATCATCCTGA
- a CDS encoding glutaredoxin family protein, giving the protein MPEKAITLYALSTCIHCKKTKEYLDDCGAKYDCIFVDKLEGDERKQIIEAIKKINPKLSFPTLLVDEEAIVGFKQDQIKEALER; this is encoded by the coding sequence ATGCCTGAAAAAGCCATCACACTCTACGCCTTAAGCACTTGCATTCATTGCAAGAAAACCAAGGAATACCTCGACGACTGCGGCGCCAAATACGACTGCATCTTTGTCGACAAGCTCGAAGGCGATGAACGCAAGCAGATCATCGAGGCCATCAAGAAAATCAATCCCAAGCTGTCCTTCCCGACCCTGCTCGTGGATGAGGAAGCCATTGTCGGTTTCAAACAGGATCAGATCAAAGAAGCGCTGGAGAGATGA
- a CDS encoding nitroreductase family protein — MNHHHNETLATIHARHSIRQFAPRDLSEDMVMAMLDAANQAPSAHNRQSWKFVILEGEARSNLAELVSSASKTFQKPASSLLRMAARSIASAPVTIAVINTGDLISHGTELFHVDREMGFDFFRTMEIQSSAAAVENLLLAATSMGLGAVWLGILYLIKDEILTFLQEPKGEFMAVIPVGHPVRPTQGPNKKPLQNVIKKI; from the coding sequence ATGAATCATCACCACAATGAAACTCTGGCCACCATCCACGCTCGGCACAGCATTCGACAGTTCGCGCCGCGCGATCTGTCCGAGGACATGGTCATGGCCATGCTCGACGCCGCCAATCAGGCTCCTTCGGCGCACAACCGTCAGTCCTGGAAGTTCGTCATCCTGGAAGGGGAGGCGCGGAGCAATCTGGCCGAGCTGGTCTCTTCGGCCTCCAAGACATTCCAGAAACCGGCCTCGTCGCTCTTGCGCATGGCCGCGCGCAGCATCGCCTCGGCTCCGGTGACCATCGCCGTGATCAACACCGGCGACCTGATAAGTCACGGCACGGAGCTTTTTCATGTCGATCGGGAGATGGGTTTTGACTTCTTCCGCACCATGGAGATCCAGAGTTCGGCCGCGGCCGTGGAAAACCTGCTTTTGGCCGCGACGTCCATGGGTCTTGGCGCTGTATGGCTTGGCATCCTGTACCTGATCAAGGACGAGATCCTGACCTTTCTGCAGGAGCCCAAGGGGGAATTCATGGCCGTCATCCCCGTGGGCCATCCCGTGCGGCCGACCCAGGGGCCAAACAAGAAGCCTCTTCAGAACGTGATCAAGAAAATCTGA
- the rarD gene encoding EamA family transporter RarD — protein MNPGILAAIGAYASWGMLPIYWKLLGHVPTAQLLCHRITWSFVVLAIFLVLTRRIARLRSSLCPSVWGSYVLASLLIGVNWFIYVWSVNAGYIVEASLGYFINPLLSVLLGVFFMRERLRPLQWAPLGLAAAGVIYLTFDYGRLPWIALTLAVTFSLYGLVKKKAPLGAFEGLTLETGLLLVPALAWLGWSELSGVAAFLHAGTGSDLLLIGAGVVTTAPLVMFAAAAHRIPLSMIGILQYIAPTIQFLIGVFMYHEPFSRTQFTGFGMVWLAVLLFWLERWSFGRKLRHSA, from the coding sequence ATGAACCCCGGTATTCTCGCCGCCATCGGAGCCTACGCCAGCTGGGGCATGCTGCCCATCTACTGGAAGCTTTTGGGCCACGTGCCCACGGCCCAACTGCTCTGCCATCGCATCACCTGGTCCTTCGTGGTCCTGGCCATCTTTCTGGTCCTGACCCGGCGCATCGCCAGATTACGCAGCAGCCTGTGCCCCTCGGTGTGGGGCAGCTATGTCCTGGCCAGCCTGCTCATTGGCGTGAACTGGTTCATCTATGTCTGGAGCGTCAACGCGGGCTATATCGTGGAGGCGAGCCTTGGATATTTCATAAATCCACTGCTCTCGGTGCTGCTTGGCGTCTTCTTCATGCGCGAAAGACTGCGCCCCCTGCAATGGGCGCCCCTGGGCCTGGCCGCGGCGGGAGTGATCTACCTGACCTTCGATTACGGCCGCCTGCCCTGGATCGCCTTGACCCTGGCCGTGACCTTCAGCCTCTACGGCCTGGTCAAGAAAAAGGCGCCGCTCGGCGCCTTTGAAGGACTGACCCTGGAGACGGGCCTACTCCTCGTCCCCGCCCTGGCCTGGCTTGGCTGGAGCGAACTCTCGGGAGTAGCAGCGTTCCTGCATGCAGGCACCGGCTCGGACCTGCTGCTCATCGGCGCGGGCGTGGTCACCACTGCGCCCCTGGTCATGTTCGCGGCCGCCGCGCATCGCATCCCGCTGTCCATGATCGGCATCCTGCAATACATCGCACCGACCATCCAGTTCCTGATCGGTGTCTTCATGTACCACGAGCCGTTCTCCCGTACTCAATTTACCGGATTCGGCATGGTCTGGCTGGCGGTACTGCTGTTCTGGCTGGAGCGCTGGAGCTTTGGAAGAAAACTACGCCACTCGGCCTGA
- a CDS encoding THUMP domain-containing class I SAM-dependent RNA methyltransferase, with protein sequence MYDYQLHNTYTAQVADGIEDLARTELEELGATDCACGFRYVHFKASARALYRIVYRARLISRVLAPLARFACPADQDLYNAGMAIRWTDFLTADQTFAIFANVSKSAIGHSQYAGLKLKDAVADWFRDHTGIRPSVDPRDPDLWLHLHIHEDVGTISLDVSGGSMHRRGYRVQSVEAPMNETVAAAIIRMSGWDGKSPLIDPLCGSGTILCEAFMHATNLPAGLLRRKFGFNRLPDFNPRLWDLELAAETTVELEADLRGSDIDPVAVEATRTNMSRLPGGDEVIVGRRDFFERTDMTGTTIICNPPYGIRLGKSEDMAPWFKMFGDHLKKQCSGSTAYVYFGDRAWLKCIGLKPEWKKPLKNGGLDGRLAKFVLY encoded by the coding sequence ATGTACGACTATCAGCTTCACAACACCTATACCGCCCAGGTGGCGGACGGCATCGAGGACCTCGCCCGAACCGAACTGGAGGAACTCGGAGCCACCGACTGCGCATGCGGCTTTCGCTACGTGCACTTCAAGGCCTCTGCCCGGGCGCTCTACCGCATCGTTTACCGCGCGCGGCTGATCTCGCGCGTGCTGGCTCCACTGGCGCGTTTCGCATGCCCGGCAGACCAGGATCTTTACAACGCAGGCATGGCCATACGCTGGACGGACTTTCTGACTGCGGACCAGACTTTCGCCATCTTCGCCAACGTCTCCAAAAGCGCCATCGGGCATTCCCAATATGCAGGCCTGAAACTCAAAGACGCCGTGGCGGACTGGTTCCGGGATCACACCGGCATCAGGCCCAGCGTCGATCCCCGCGATCCGGATCTGTGGCTGCATCTGCACATCCATGAAGACGTGGGCACGATCAGCCTGGATGTCTCCGGCGGGTCCATGCATCGGCGCGGATACCGCGTGCAGAGCGTGGAAGCGCCCATGAACGAAACCGTGGCTGCGGCGATAATCCGCATGAGCGGCTGGGACGGCAAATCTCCCCTCATTGATCCGCTCTGCGGTTCGGGGACCATTCTGTGCGAAGCCTTCATGCATGCCACCAATCTTCCGGCCGGACTGCTGCGCCGCAAATTCGGCTTCAACCGGCTGCCTGACTTCAACCCCCGGCTCTGGGATCTGGAACTCGCCGCCGAAACCACAGTGGAGCTTGAGGCCGACCTGCGCGGAAGCGACATCGACCCCGTCGCAGTGGAAGCCACGCGGACCAACATGTCCAGGCTGCCCGGCGGGGACGAGGTGATCGTCGGACGCCGGGACTTCTTCGAGCGGACCGACATGACCGGCACGACCATCATCTGCAATCCGCCCTACGGCATCAGGCTGGGCAAAAGCGAAGACATGGCCCCGTGGTTCAAGATGTTCGGAGACCACCTGAAAAAGCAATGTTCCGGCTCCACGGCGTACGTCTACTTCGGGGACAGGGCCTGGCTCAAGTGCATCGGTCTGAAACCGGAATGGAAAAAACCCCTCAAGAACGGTGGGCTTGACGGCCGCCTGGCCAAGTTTGTCCTGTACTGA
- the gltX gene encoding glutamate--tRNA ligase, translated as MTQIVTRFPPSPTGYLHIGGARTALFNYLYARQNGGKFILRIEDTDQARSTQEMTDAIIDAMHWLGLDFDEGPYFQSERGDLYNSYVDKLVETGKAYYCSCTPEEVEEMRETARAAGLKPKYNGKCRELGLGPGPGRVVRFKTPLSGKVVFDDTVKGPIAWDVQEMDDFIIRRADGSSIYQMAVVVDDALMGVTHVLRGDDHQNNTPKQILIYEALGFPLPKFGHVPMILGPDKKKMSKRHGATSVMMYKDLGYLPEAMLSYLVRLGWSHGDDELFTMAELLEKFSFDGLGKSASVFDMDKLNWTNSHFIKIGDVSRLAGLLDEMIRQTTDFEPARDYLEAIVPLFQSRAKTLKEMAEQATFFLHGAHSLPYAEAAVTKFLTPETREHLAILAERMQALPAFDHKSLEEMVNAYLEETGLKFKALAQPIRVAITGTTMSPGLFETMEVLGRERTQERFRKALTL; from the coding sequence ATGACTCAAATAGTGACTCGTTTTCCCCCCAGTCCGACTGGGTATCTGCATATCGGAGGCGCCCGCACGGCGCTTTTCAATTATCTGTACGCCCGTCAGAACGGCGGCAAGTTCATCCTGCGCATCGAGGACACAGATCAGGCCCGCTCGACCCAGGAAATGACCGACGCCATCATTGACGCCATGCACTGGCTGGGTCTTGATTTCGACGAAGGCCCCTATTTTCAGAGCGAGCGCGGCGACCTCTACAACAGCTACGTGGACAAGCTCGTGGAAACGGGCAAGGCCTACTACTGCTCCTGTACGCCCGAAGAAGTTGAAGAGATGCGCGAGACGGCTCGCGCTGCGGGACTCAAACCCAAATACAACGGCAAGTGCCGGGAACTGGGACTTGGGCCCGGACCGGGACGGGTGGTCCGATTCAAGACTCCGCTTTCGGGCAAGGTGGTTTTTGACGACACGGTCAAGGGTCCCATCGCCTGGGACGTGCAGGAAATGGACGATTTCATCATCCGCCGGGCCGACGGCTCCTCCATCTATCAGATGGCCGTGGTCGTGGACGACGCGCTCATGGGCGTTACTCACGTCCTGCGTGGCGACGACCACCAGAACAACACGCCCAAGCAGATCCTCATCTACGAGGCGCTGGGCTTTCCACTGCCCAAATTCGGCCACGTGCCCATGATCCTTGGCCCCGACAAGAAAAAAATGAGCAAGCGCCACGGCGCGACCTCGGTCATGATGTACAAGGATCTCGGCTACCTGCCCGAGGCCATGCTCAGTTACCTGGTACGTCTGGGCTGGTCTCACGGCGACGACGAACTCTTCACCATGGCCGAACTGCTGGAGAAATTCTCTTTTGACGGCCTTGGCAAATCGGCCTCGGTCTTTGACATGGACAAGCTCAACTGGACCAACAGCCACTTCATCAAGATCGGCGATGTGTCACGGCTCGCGGGCCTGCTGGACGAAATGATCCGGCAGACCACGGACTTTGAACCGGCACGGGACTATCTTGAAGCCATCGTGCCCCTCTTCCAGTCCAGGGCCAAGACCCTCAAGGAAATGGCCGAGCAGGCGACCTTCTTCCTGCATGGCGCCCACAGCCTGCCTTACGCCGAGGCCGCGGTGACCAAATTCCTCACTCCCGAAACACGGGAGCATCTTGCGATCCTGGCCGAACGCATGCAAGCACTGCCGGCCTTTGATCACAAGAGCCTCGAAGAAATGGTGAACGCCTATCTGGAAGAGACCGGCCTCAAGTTCAAGGCCCTGGCCCAGCCCATTCGCGTGGCCATCACCGGCACGACCATGAGCCCGGGGCTCTTTGAAACCATGGAAGTCCTTGGGCGCGAACGCACCCAGGAACGCTTCCGCAAGGCCCTGACCCTGTAA
- a CDS encoding ferredoxin-thioredoxin reductase catalytic domain-containing protein, with protein MTPEELYEKLRPLQEAKGYFFNKDKAFVLDLMESLLINRERYGYMACPCRLASGQRELDQDILCPCVYREPDVAEFGACYCGLYVSKEWNEGSIPQETVPERRDPEKLMAGLLFEE; from the coding sequence ATGACTCCCGAAGAACTTTACGAAAAACTGCGGCCCCTGCAGGAAGCCAAAGGCTATTTCTTCAACAAGGACAAGGCTTTTGTTCTTGACCTCATGGAGAGTCTGCTGATCAACCGCGAGCGTTACGGCTATATGGCCTGTCCCTGCCGCCTGGCTTCGGGCCAGCGTGAACTGGACCAGGACATTCTCTGCCCCTGCGTGTACCGCGAACCCGATGTGGCTGAATTCGGAGCCTGCTACTGCGGACTTTACGTGTCCAAGGAATGGAACGAAGGAAGCATCCCCCAGGAAACCGTCCCCGAACGGCGCGATCCCGAGAAGCTGATGGCGGGCCTTCTTTTCGAAGAATGA
- the mtgA gene encoding monofunctional biosynthetic peptidoglycan transglycosylase, producing MARKTTTSSPRRAKPRTAAKKHAASGGPLRRVLHVVGWILPGIVAVILILRFVPPPTSAFIITCQAERMLGLASGPAVMHEWTPMRRIPRHMALAVVAAEDQNFPNHFGFDVDAIARAVEHNKKSQSVRGASTISQQTAKNLFLWSGRSYVRKGLEAGLTVLIELLWSKERILEVYLNIAEFGNGTYGVGAAAKRFFGKTPAGLTTREAALLASVLPNPKRFSAARPSSYLLQRAHWVQTQMKQLGPNHIDWR from the coding sequence ATGGCACGCAAGACAACCACTTCCAGCCCCCGGCGCGCCAAGCCGCGCACAGCCGCAAAGAAGCATGCCGCATCAGGGGGGCCGCTTCGCCGCGTCCTGCACGTTGTCGGCTGGATTCTGCCGGGAATCGTGGCCGTCATCCTGATCCTGCGCTTCGTGCCGCCGCCCACCAGCGCCTTCATAATCACCTGCCAGGCGGAACGGATGCTGGGGCTGGCTTCCGGTCCCGCCGTGATGCATGAATGGACGCCCATGCGGCGCATCCCAAGGCACATGGCGCTGGCCGTGGTGGCGGCGGAGGATCAGAACTTCCCGAACCATTTCGGCTTCGACGTCGATGCCATCGCGCGGGCCGTGGAGCACAACAAAAAAAGTCAGAGCGTCCGGGGGGCGAGCACCATCTCTCAGCAGACGGCCAAAAACCTTTTTCTGTGGTCCGGGCGCAGCTATGTGCGCAAGGGCCTGGAAGCAGGACTCACGGTGCTGATCGAACTTCTCTGGTCCAAGGAAAGAATCCTCGAAGTATATCTGAACATCGCCGAATTCGGTAACGGCACCTACGGCGTGGGAGCTGCGGCCAAGCGGTTCTTCGGCAAGACTCCGGCCGGGCTGACCACCCGCGAGGCCGCGCTTTTGGCCTCGGTGCTCCCGAATCCAAAAAGATTTTCGGCGGCTCGCCCGTCTTCCTATCTGCTGCAAAGGGCGCACTGGGTGCAAACCCAGATGAAGCAGCTTGGACCAAACCACATAGACTGGCGCTAG
- the tmk gene encoding dTMP kinase produces MFLTFEGMEGCGKSTQCKKLIEHFVRQGHDVLHTLEPGGSRLGKELRRILLDPKNSDLSSTSELFLYLADRAQHVSSVIRPAMEDGRTVICDRFADSTVVYQGYGRGLDPSLLHHLNDVAVQGLWPDVTILLDVEPEIGLKRALTRNMQDNKTATEGRFEAESMAFHTRIREGYLTWAALHRGRFLVVDAGRNPEAVFESILRGLEEKGLG; encoded by the coding sequence ATGTTTCTCACTTTTGAAGGCATGGAGGGCTGCGGAAAATCCACGCAGTGCAAAAAGCTCATCGAACATTTCGTGCGACAGGGGCACGACGTCCTGCACACTCTTGAACCCGGCGGCAGCCGTCTGGGAAAGGAACTCAGGCGCATCCTGCTCGATCCCAAGAACAGCGACCTGTCCTCCACCAGCGAGCTTTTTCTGTATCTGGCCGACCGCGCCCAGCACGTGTCCTCGGTCATCCGGCCAGCCATGGAAGACGGCAGGACCGTGATCTGCGACCGCTTCGCCGACTCCACCGTGGTCTATCAGGGCTACGGACGCGGCCTTGATCCGAGCCTTCTGCATCACCTGAACGACGTGGCCGTGCAAGGGCTCTGGCCGGACGTGACGATCCTCCTGGACGTGGAGCCGGAGATCGGCCTGAAGCGTGCCCTGACGCGCAACATGCAGGACAACAAGACCGCCACCGAGGGCCGCTTCGAAGCCGAGAGCATGGCTTTTCATACCCGCATCCGCGAAGGCTATCTGACCTGGGCCGCACTGCACCGCGGCCGCTTCCTGGTCGTGGACGCGGGCCGCAATCCGGAGGCCGTGTTCGAGTCCATCCTGCGCGGTCTGGAGGAGAAAGGCCTTGGCTAA
- the fumC gene encoding class II fumarate hydratase, whose product MAKKRIETDSMGPIEVPEDRYWGAQTQRSLKYFRIGGDLMPGEIIHALGILKLASAQANLELGKLPRRLAEPIMAACREVVEGKLAGHFPLHVWQTGSGTQTNMNVNEVVANRAIELLGGTLGSKTPVHPNDHVNMSQSSNDTFPAAMHIASALMLTGEVIPAVAAMHGELARKAKEWDNIVKIGRTHLQDAVPMTLGQEFSGYAALLEDNLERLRGCLPHLYRLALGGTAVGTGLGAHPDFARVAAGRIAKLTGLPFVPAPNFFAALSAHDAVVMTSGVLKTLAGSLMKIANDIRWLASGPRAGLGELILPANEPGSSIMPGKVNPTQSEAMTMVCVQVMGLDVAVGMAGSQGNFELNVFKPVMIFNLLTSMRLLTDACASFTVHALTGLAPDETVIARHVGNSLMLVTALSPVIGYDKAAEVAHKAHVEGLTLREACLALGYLDGDAFDSLVRPLDMARPHGIG is encoded by the coding sequence ATGGCGAAAAAGCGCATCGAGACCGACAGCATGGGACCGATCGAGGTGCCGGAGGATCGCTATTGGGGCGCGCAGACCCAGCGCTCCCTGAAGTACTTCCGCATTGGCGGCGACCTCATGCCCGGGGAGATCATTCACGCCTTGGGCATCCTGAAGCTTGCCTCGGCGCAGGCCAATCTGGAGCTTGGCAAGTTGCCCCGTCGCTTGGCCGAACCCATCATGGCGGCCTGCCGCGAGGTGGTGGAAGGCAAGCTGGCCGGGCATTTTCCCTTGCATGTCTGGCAGACGGGCAGCGGCACCCAGACCAACATGAACGTGAACGAGGTCGTCGCGAACCGGGCCATCGAGCTGCTCGGCGGGACGCTCGGCAGCAAGACGCCCGTGCATCCCAACGATCACGTCAACATGTCCCAGTCATCCAACGACACCTTCCCGGCGGCCATGCACATCGCATCGGCCCTCATGCTCACGGGTGAGGTGATTCCAGCCGTGGCGGCCATGCATGGCGAACTGGCGCGCAAGGCCAAGGAGTGGGACAACATCGTCAAGATCGGGCGCACCCATCTGCAGGACGCCGTGCCCATGACCCTTGGTCAGGAGTTTTCGGGGTATGCGGCCCTGCTGGAGGACAACCTGGAGCGGCTGCGCGGCTGCCTGCCGCATCTGTATCGGCTGGCGCTGGGCGGGACGGCGGTGGGCACGGGCCTGGGCGCGCATCCGGATTTCGCTCGGGTGGCCGCAGGCCGGATTGCCAAACTCACGGGGCTGCCCTTCGTGCCCGCCCCGAATTTTTTCGCGGCCCTCTCGGCCCACGACGCGGTGGTCATGACCTCGGGAGTCCTGAAAACCCTGGCCGGGTCGTTGATGAAGATCGCCAACGATATCCGCTGGCTGGCCTCGGGTCCGCGCGCGGGGCTGGGCGAGCTGATCCTGCCTGCCAACGAGCCCGGGTCGTCCATAATGCCCGGCAAGGTCAACCCGACCCAGTCCGAGGCCATGACCATGGTCTGCGTGCAGGTCATGGGACTGGACGTGGCGGTGGGCATGGCCGGCTCCCAGGGCAATTTCGAGCTCAATGTCTTCAAACCCGTCATGATCTTCAACCTGCTGACGAGCATGCGCCTTTTGACCGATGCCTGCGCGAGCTTCACCGTTCACGCGTTGACTGGCCTTGCGCCCGACGAGACGGTCATCGCCCGGCATGTGGGAAATTCGCTCATGCTGGTCACGGCCCTCTCGCCGGTCATCGGCTACGACAAAGCCGCCGAGGTGGCGCACAAGGCTCATGTGGAGGGCTTGACCCTGAGGGAGGCCTGTCTTGCGCTCGGCTATCTGGACGGGGACGCCTTCGACAGCCTGGTCCGACCCTTGGACATGGCCAGGCCTCACGGCATCGGCTGA